From Bacteroidota bacterium:
GCTTCCTATGAACTGCAATTACAGGGTTCACAGGATCATCTGGGTTCTACAAACAAGCTATATGCAGGTATCGAAGAGTTAATGAAAAATCTCAACGCCTCTGTTGAGGATACCAGGAAGTATAAAGCTGAAATGGAAAGCTTATCCAGCAATCTTGCCGCACTGAATACAATATACGGCAATATGCTTTCTGCCCTTAATTACAAGAAGTAATATATCTGGCAGAAATTTTAACGATAAATAACACATTAAGTTAAACCTTAATTCTCCTAATAGCATATGGCAGGTGGTAAAGAAACCCCGAGGCAGAAGATGATCGGGATGATGTACTTAGTACTAACAGCTCTGTTAGCCATGAACGTATCAAAAGATATTCTGAATGCGTTTGTGACGATAAATGAGAGTTTGGTCAAAACAAACGCCAATTTTGATGCGAAAAATGATGTCACATCAAACGCGTTTGAGATTGCATTACTTAACGATGAGCGTAAAACAAAGCAATTTTATAATGCGGCTAAGTCAATACGGTCAAAAGCAAAAGATATTGACAAGTTTATTATAGAGTTAAAGTCTGAGCTTTTTCAGCATGTAGACAAATTGGAAAAGGCTACTGCTGATACAATTCAACTTGCAAGGTTTGGCAGCAAGGATAATTATGATGCCCCTACCCACTACCTGATCGGAGATAACCCTGAAAAAGCTACCGGAAAAGCGGTCGAGCTGAAAGAAAAAATAACAAATTTCAGAAAAGATATATTGGGCCTGATTAAGGCAAGCGTTAAAAAGCCGGGAGCTGCGGCAAGTTTTGAACAGGGACTGGGATTAAAAACAGACCGCGTATACTCTTTGTTTGAGGAAATGGAAGTAAGCTGGGAAAACAACTTATTTTATCACGTGCCGCTTGCAGCGGTTATAGCTCACCTCAGCCGTATTCAAAACGAAGTGAAGAATTGCGAAGGTGATGCGATCAATATGCTTTACAGCGAGATATCCGCTTCCGATTTTAAATTTGACACCCTGGCTGCTAAAGTTGTGGCGCCTACAAGTTATGTATTAACAGGCAACGAATATACTGCGGACATATTTGTAGCTGCTTTTAGCACCACACAAAATCCGCAGATATGGCTTGGCGAAGTTGACTCGGTAACAAATAAAATCAAAGGGCCTGTTGATTCAAGCACTGTTAAAGTTTCCCGTGGTATCGGAACCTATACGATCAAAACCGGTGGCGAGGGATTACAAAAATATTCAGGTCTTATTCGTGTAAAATCACCGGATAACTCTTACAAATCATATCCGTTCACTTCATCTTATATGGTTGCACGACCTGCTGCTTCCGTATCTCCTGATAAAATGAATGTGTTTTACATTGGCGTTGATAACCCGGTAACTATTACTGCTGCCGGCGTTGCTCCTTCCGATCTGTCACCCAGTATTACAGGTGGTTCTCTTACAAAGGCTTCAGGGCCTGGCCAATATGTTGTTCGTGTTAGCGGAGGTACGCTGGCTACAGTTAACGTTGGCGCAAAGATCAGCGGGAACAATCAGAATATGGGGTCGTTTAAATTCCGCGTAAAACGTGTACCGGATCCTGTTGCTTACTTTGCAGGTAAAAAAGGTGATGATAAGATCGGAAAAGGTGAATTATTGGTGACCCAGGGCGTTATGGCTAAACTGGAAAACTTTGACTTCGACTTAAAATTTGACATCAAATCATTTGATATTACAATGAGCGCCGGC
This genomic window contains:
- the gldM gene encoding gliding motility protein GldM → MAGGKETPRQKMIGMMYLVLTALLAMNVSKDILNAFVTINESLVKTNANFDAKNDVTSNAFEIALLNDERKTKQFYNAAKSIRSKAKDIDKFIIELKSELFQHVDKLEKATADTIQLARFGSKDNYDAPTHYLIGDNPEKATGKAVELKEKITNFRKDILGLIKASVKKPGAAASFEQGLGLKTDRVYSLFEEMEVSWENNLFYHVPLAAVIAHLSRIQNEVKNCEGDAINMLYSEISASDFKFDTLAAKVVAPTSYVLTGNEYTADIFVAAFSTTQNPQIWLGEVDSVTNKIKGPVDSSTVKVSRGIGTYTIKTGGEGLQKYSGLIRVKSPDNSYKSYPFTSSYMVARPAASVSPDKMNVFYIGVDNPVTITAAGVAPSDLSPSITGGSLTKASGPGQYVVRVSGGTLATVNVGAKISGNNQNMGSFKFRVKRVPDPVAYFAGKKGDDKIGKGELLVTQGVMAKLENFDFDLKFDIKSFDITMSAGGGIATASSNSNRITSEQANLLKNAKTGTRVFIENVRAMGPDGVMRKIPGVNLKVGQ